In Flavobacterium endoglycinae, one DNA window encodes the following:
- a CDS encoding carboxymuconolactone decarboxylase family protein, whose amino-acid sequence MSDIIQEFNDYRSKMNEKLLADNNKIVKRIFNLDTNAYAEGALDVKTKELLGLVASTVLRCDDCVKYHLETSYKEGVSKEEMMEAMGIATLVGGTIVIPHLRRAYEFWEALEEQGSN is encoded by the coding sequence ATGTCTGATATAATTCAAGAATTTAACGACTATCGTTCTAAAATGAACGAAAAACTACTTGCTGACAATAACAAAATTGTAAAGCGAATTTTTAACCTTGACACTAATGCTTACGCAGAAGGCGCTCTTGACGTAAAAACAAAAGAACTTTTAGGTTTAGTTGCATCAACTGTTTTAAGATGTGACGACTGTGTAAAATATCATTTAGAAACAAGTTACAAAGAAGGTGTTTCTAAAGAAGAAATGATGGAAGCAATGGGAATCGCAACTCTGGTTGGAGGAACAATTGTAATTCCACATTTAAGAAGAGCTTATGAATTTTGGGAAGCTCTTGAAGAACAGGGAAGTAATTAG
- the recQ gene encoding DNA helicase RecQ — protein sequence MNSNEIEIHKELKKYFGFSQFKGLQEQVITSILDKKNTFVIMPTGGGKSLCYQLPALIQEGTAIVVSPLIALMKNQVDAIRSLSSENGIAHVLNSSLTKTEIAQVKKDISSGLTKLLYVAPESLTKEEYVAFLQSVPISFVAIDEAHCISEWGHDFRPEYRNLRSIIKQLGKVPIIGLTATATPKVQEDILKNLDMSDANTFKASFNRPNLYYEVRTKTKSIESDIIRFIKQHKGKSGIIYCLSRKKVESIAEVLQVNGISAVPYHAGLDAKTRAKHQDMFLMEDVDVVVATIAFGMGIDKPDVRFVIHHDIPKSLESYYQETGRAGRDGGEGHCLAYYSYKDVEKLEKFMSGKPVAEQEIGFALLQEVVAYAETSMSRRKFLLHYFGEEFDSETGEGADMDDNVRNPKNKIEAKDQVVKLLEIVRDTKHIYKSKEIVFTLIGRINAVIKAHKTDTQPYFGSGSDHDEKYWMALLRQVLVTGYLSKDIETYGVIKITQEGLDFIKSPVSFMMSEDHEYTEADDETVVTGSKASGTSDEVLTGMLRELRKKVAKKLGVPPFVVFQDPSLEDMALKYPITLQELYNIHGVGEGKAKKYGSEFVALISRYVEDNDIIRPDDLVVKSTGVNSANKLYIIQNIDRKLPLSDIASAKGLTMDALIKEMEQIVYSGTKLNIKYWLDDILDDDQQEEIHDYFMESESDKIEDALKEFDGDYDIDELRLMRIKFISEVAN from the coding sequence ATGAATTCAAACGAAATTGAAATACACAAAGAATTAAAGAAGTATTTCGGCTTTAGCCAATTTAAAGGCTTGCAGGAGCAGGTCATTACGAGTATTCTAGATAAAAAGAATACTTTCGTAATTATGCCTACGGGTGGTGGTAAGTCTCTTTGTTATCAATTACCCGCTTTAATTCAAGAAGGAACTGCAATAGTTGTTTCTCCTTTGATTGCTTTGATGAAAAATCAGGTAGATGCAATTCGAAGCCTTTCTTCAGAAAACGGAATTGCTCATGTGTTGAACTCCTCTCTTACCAAAACAGAAATTGCACAAGTAAAAAAAGACATTAGTTCTGGTTTAACTAAGCTTTTATATGTAGCTCCAGAATCTTTAACAAAAGAAGAATACGTAGCATTTTTGCAAAGTGTGCCTATTTCTTTTGTTGCAATTGATGAAGCACACTGTATTTCAGAATGGGGACATGATTTTAGACCAGAATATAGGAATCTTAGAAGTATTATTAAGCAGTTAGGAAAAGTGCCTATTATAGGTCTTACTGCAACTGCAACACCAAAAGTACAGGAAGATATTTTGAAGAATCTGGATATGTCTGATGCCAATACTTTTAAAGCATCATTCAACAGACCTAATTTATATTACGAAGTACGTACCAAAACAAAAAGTATCGAATCCGATATTATTCGGTTTATCAAACAACATAAAGGTAAATCAGGAATTATTTATTGCCTGAGCCGTAAAAAAGTAGAATCGATTGCCGAAGTATTACAGGTAAACGGAATCAGCGCTGTTCCATATCACGCAGGTCTAGATGCTAAAACCCGTGCCAAACATCAAGATATGTTTTTGATGGAAGATGTTGATGTGGTAGTAGCTACAATCGCATTCGGAATGGGAATTGATAAACCAGACGTTCGTTTTGTAATTCACCATGATATTCCAAAATCACTTGAAAGCTATTATCAGGAAACGGGTCGTGCCGGACGTGATGGAGGAGAAGGACATTGCTTAGCTTATTACTCCTATAAAGATGTAGAAAAGCTGGAGAAATTCATGTCTGGAAAACCAGTTGCCGAACAAGAAATTGGTTTTGCACTTTTACAGGAAGTAGTGGCTTACGCCGAAACATCAATGTCACGTAGAAAGTTTCTTCTTCACTATTTCGGAGAAGAATTTGATAGCGAAACCGGAGAAGGTGCCGATATGGACGACAATGTTCGCAATCCAAAAAATAAAATCGAAGCCAAAGATCAAGTGGTAAAGCTGCTTGAAATTGTCCGCGATACCAAACACATTTACAAATCAAAAGAAATTGTGTTCACTTTAATTGGTCGTATAAATGCAGTAATTAAAGCGCACAAAACCGATACTCAGCCTTATTTTGGATCGGGTTCAGACCATGACGAAAAATACTGGATGGCTTTGCTTAGACAAGTTCTGGTTACTGGATATTTATCGAAAGACATTGAAACCTACGGAGTAATTAAAATCACTCAAGAAGGATTGGATTTTATCAAAAGTCCAGTTTCGTTTATGATGTCCGAAGATCATGAATACACAGAAGCAGATGATGAAACAGTAGTAACAGGATCTAAAGCATCTGGAACTTCAGATGAAGTTTTAACCGGAATGCTTCGTGAACTTCGTAAAAAAGTAGCCAAAAAGCTGGGAGTACCTCCGTTTGTAGTTTTCCAAGATCCTTCTCTTGAAGACATGGCGCTAAAATATCCTATTACTTTACAGGAATTATACAACATTCATGGTGTTGGTGAAGGAAAAGCTAAAAAATATGGAAGCGAATTTGTTGCCTTAATCAGCCGTTATGTTGAAGACAACGATATTATTCGTCCAGACGATTTAGTTGTAAAATCTACCGGAGTAAATTCTGCCAATAAATTATACATCATTCAAAACATTGATAGAAAGCTGCCTTTAAGTGATATTGCTTCTGCAAAAGGACTAACAATGGATGCATTAATTAAGGAGATGGAACAAATCGTATATTCTGGAACCAAGTTGAACATCAAATATTGGTTGGATGATATTTTAGATGATGACCAGCAGGAAGAAATTCACGATTACTTCATGGAATCAGAATCAGATAAAATCGAAGATGCCTTAAAAGAATTCGATGGTGATTATGATATTGACGAATTGCGTTTAATGCGTATTAAGTTTATCAGTGAAGTTGCTAATTAA
- a CDS encoding KpsF/GutQ family sugar-phosphate isomerase — protein MITKENILAIAKKTILSESEAITKLIDFLDENFFEAVQRIYETKGRLIVTGIGKSAIIAQKMVATFNSTGTPSMFLHASEAIHGDLGMIQNEDIIICISKSGNSPEIKVLVPLLKRFGNTLIGMTGNITSFLAKGSDYVLNTTVDMEACPINLAPTNSTTAQLVMGDALAVCLMEMRDFKPEDFAVYHPGGALGKKLLLRVKDMIEHSLKPMVTPETSIKKAIFEISEKRLGVTAVIEDNKIVGIITDGDIRRMLNDRDTIADLTAKDIMSKNPKVVSSETMAVDALNILEDFSITQLIVADEGEYKGVLHLHDILKEGIV, from the coding sequence TTGATTACAAAAGAAAATATACTGGCAATCGCCAAAAAAACAATACTCTCTGAAAGTGAAGCAATTACAAAGTTAATTGATTTTCTGGACGAAAATTTCTTCGAAGCCGTACAGCGTATTTATGAAACCAAAGGTCGTTTAATCGTTACAGGAATAGGAAAAAGTGCCATCATTGCTCAAAAAATGGTTGCCACTTTTAATTCAACCGGAACTCCATCCATGTTTCTTCATGCTTCAGAAGCGATTCATGGTGACTTGGGAATGATTCAAAACGAAGACATCATCATCTGCATCTCAAAAAGCGGTAACAGTCCCGAAATTAAAGTTTTGGTTCCGTTATTAAAACGCTTTGGAAATACTCTAATTGGAATGACTGGAAACATTACTTCGTTTCTGGCAAAAGGTTCTGATTATGTTTTAAATACTACTGTCGACATGGAAGCCTGTCCCATTAATCTGGCACCAACGAACAGTACTACCGCTCAACTTGTTATGGGAGATGCACTTGCAGTCTGCCTAATGGAAATGCGTGATTTTAAACCCGAAGATTTTGCCGTTTATCATCCGGGAGGCGCTTTAGGAAAAAAACTATTGCTTCGTGTAAAAGACATGATTGAGCATTCATTAAAACCAATGGTAACACCTGAAACTTCTATCAAAAAAGCAATTTTTGAAATTTCAGAAAAACGATTAGGCGTTACTGCAGTAATTGAAGACAATAAAATCGTAGGTATTATTACTGATGGAGACATTAGAAGAATGCTGAACGATCGCGATACTATTGCTGATTTAACAGCAAAAGACATTATGAGCAAAAACCCAAAAGTGGTTTCATCTGAAACAATGGCGGTTGATGCTTTAAATATTTTAGAAGATTTCTCTATTACGCAACTTATTGTTGCTGACGAAGGAGAATATAAAGGAGTTTTACATTTACATGACATTTTAAAAGAAGGAATCGTATAA
- the tatC gene encoding twin-arginine translocase subunit TatC, giving the protein MAKKNLGEMSFLDHLEELRWLLVRSTLATCIMAFVTYFISDYLFDQIILGPIRPTFFTYVWFCDLSHQLGFADSICITELNFIIQNTEMEGQVNIFVWMCLLAGFILSFPYILWEIWKFISPALYEKERKNAKLFIFVSSLLFFLGVIFGYFVVIPMSVNFVATFSVSDVVKNQFTLESYMGMVKTSILGSAIFFELPIAIYFLTKLGLVTPEFLRKYWKYAVVIILIIAAIVTPPDVVSQTIVAIPMLIIYEVSILISKIVYKNKLKENV; this is encoded by the coding sequence ATGGCAAAGAAAAACCTTGGCGAGATGTCATTTTTGGATCATCTTGAAGAATTAAGATGGTTATTGGTTAGAAGTACACTTGCAACATGCATTATGGCATTTGTTACGTATTTTATTAGTGATTATTTATTTGATCAAATTATTTTAGGTCCTATTCGACCAACATTCTTTACGTATGTTTGGTTTTGTGATTTATCACATCAGTTAGGATTTGCTGACAGCATTTGTATTACCGAACTGAATTTCATCATTCAGAATACTGAAATGGAAGGTCAGGTAAATATTTTCGTATGGATGTGTCTTTTGGCAGGTTTCATCTTGAGTTTCCCCTATATTTTATGGGAAATCTGGAAATTTATCAGTCCGGCACTTTATGAGAAAGAAAGAAAAAATGCTAAATTATTCATTTTCGTTTCTTCTTTGCTTTTCTTTTTAGGAGTAATTTTTGGGTATTTTGTAGTAATTCCGATGTCGGTAAACTTCGTTGCCACTTTCTCTGTGAGTGATGTCGTAAAAAACCAATTCACACTCGAATCCTACATGGGAATGGTAAAAACAAGTATTTTAGGAAGTGCTATCTTCTTTGAACTACCAATTGCCATTTATTTCTTAACCAAATTAGGATTAGTAACTCCTGAGTTTTTAAGAAAGTACTGGAAATATGCGGTTGTAATCATTTTAATCATTGCCGCAATTGTAACACCACCAGATGTTGTAAGCCAAACTATTGTAGCAATCCCAATGTTAATTATCTACGAAGTCAGTATTTTGATTTCGAAGATTGTTTATAAAAATAAATTAAAAGAAAATGTCTGA
- a CDS encoding quinone oxidoreductase family protein: MKALTFSTFGNSDVLEYIQIPNPELKNDEILIEMKAIGLNFADVYRRKGNYHLKGNPPFIAGYEGAGIVVDANNHPEYKVGDRVAFADAPFANAELVAVNINHVIPLSENISFEIAASVLLQGLTAHYLATDSHKTTKGETVLIHAVAGGVGQILTQISKLLGATVIGLTSSSEKAQIGFEQGADHVFLYNEDWKSQVFNIIPKGVDVVYDSIGSTLQESFEVTKECGQVVFFGMAGGDPEPVDPRMLMDGSKTLTGGDLWSYLNSKEERIKRAAQLFNWIIDGKIKLSEPTSFKLSEGKLAHDFLESRKSTGKIILIP, encoded by the coding sequence ATGAAAGCACTTACATTTTCTACATTTGGTAATTCAGATGTTTTAGAATATATACAAATCCCTAATCCAGAATTAAAAAACGATGAAATTTTAATCGAGATGAAAGCCATCGGATTAAATTTTGCCGATGTTTACCGACGTAAAGGAAATTATCACTTAAAAGGAAATCCGCCATTCATTGCCGGTTATGAAGGCGCTGGAATTGTGGTTGATGCCAACAATCATCCCGAGTATAAAGTTGGAGATCGCGTGGCTTTCGCCGATGCACCTTTTGCAAATGCTGAATTGGTTGCGGTTAATATAAATCATGTTATTCCGCTCTCTGAAAATATCTCTTTTGAGATTGCAGCTTCTGTTTTACTTCAAGGTTTAACTGCTCATTATCTTGCAACAGACAGTCATAAAACGACAAAAGGAGAAACTGTTTTAATACATGCAGTTGCAGGCGGTGTCGGACAAATATTAACTCAGATCAGCAAACTTTTAGGCGCAACTGTTATTGGTTTAACCTCATCTTCTGAAAAAGCACAAATTGGATTTGAACAAGGAGCAGATCACGTTTTTCTTTACAACGAGGATTGGAAATCTCAGGTTTTTAATATCATTCCAAAAGGTGTTGATGTCGTTTATGATAGTATTGGAAGTACTTTACAAGAAAGCTTTGAAGTTACCAAAGAATGCGGACAAGTTGTTTTCTTCGGAATGGCGGGCGGCGATCCTGAACCTGTAGACCCAAGAATGCTTATGGACGGTTCTAAAACTTTAACCGGAGGTGATCTTTGGAGTTATTTAAATTCTAAAGAAGAAAGAATCAAAAGGGCAGCTCAATTATTCAATTGGATTATTGATGGAAAAATCAAACTTTCTGAACCTACTTCTTTTAAATTATCAGAAGGAAAATTGGCACATGATTTCTTAGAAAGCCGAAAAAGCACCGGAAAAATTATATTGATTCCGTAA
- a CDS encoding DUF6630 family protein, with the protein MKNFFSNLFNRKNDPKSIISFDVIDPIYSYLYNQQGSLEFKVKGIQDHVWVNLFYFPGSFDHDEAKQEIKKAGFSNSYEVLNELYKKANIATLTPELIAEGLEYDYIHIQFYSEPTKEAKQYFKRTMNNFVILFCCSNSLEINDFKILYSSAHFTDYTKGILDTELLDFNNPKNETQEIAVKDFKIVLQGICQYLNIEIPETVELPSSENLVQIEEVTKETFKELITLISRGNIEEDKLKEQSENLFQNFLKPDEDYYEVIEAHYEFFELIDAWNSDWKFDPEDAEYFISNLIGADWSFDYPEETYSHDLFPYIQTALQDLNLELMSYDTKGDNYLFFLAHKKDVGRILELSELTKIEVQKM; encoded by the coding sequence ATGAAAAACTTCTTCTCAAATTTATTTAACAGAAAAAACGACCCAAAATCGATAATTTCATTTGATGTTATCGATCCTATATATTCGTATTTATATAATCAGCAGGGAAGTCTTGAGTTTAAAGTAAAAGGAATTCAAGATCATGTCTGGGTTAATTTATTTTATTTTCCCGGTTCATTCGATCATGATGAAGCAAAACAAGAAATCAAAAAAGCTGGTTTTTCTAATTCTTATGAAGTTTTAAACGAGCTTTACAAAAAAGCTAATATAGCAACTCTTACTCCTGAGCTGATCGCGGAAGGTTTAGAATACGATTACATTCATATACAGTTTTATTCAGAGCCAACGAAAGAAGCGAAACAATACTTTAAACGTACTATGAATAATTTCGTGATTTTATTCTGTTGTTCTAACAGTCTCGAAATAAACGATTTTAAAATATTGTATTCAAGCGCGCATTTCACAGATTATACGAAAGGAATATTAGATACAGAATTATTGGATTTTAATAATCCGAAAAATGAAACTCAAGAAATAGCTGTTAAAGATTTTAAAATTGTACTGCAGGGAATCTGCCAGTATTTAAATATTGAAATTCCAGAAACAGTTGAACTTCCATCGTCTGAAAATTTAGTCCAAATTGAAGAAGTTACAAAGGAGACTTTTAAAGAATTGATAACTCTAATTTCAAGAGGAAACATTGAAGAAGATAAACTCAAAGAACAATCTGAAAACCTGTTTCAAAATTTCCTAAAACCAGATGAAGATTATTATGAAGTAATTGAAGCGCATTACGAATTTTTTGAACTAATTGATGCATGGAACAGCGACTGGAAATTCGATCCTGAAGATGCAGAATATTTTATTTCCAACTTAATTGGAGCAGATTGGAGTTTTGATTATCCTGAAGAAACCTATAGCCACGATTTGTTTCCTTATATACAAACTGCTTTGCAAGATTTGAATCTAGAATTAATGAGTTATGATACAAAAGGAGATAATTATTTGTTTTTCTTAGCTCATAAAAAAGATGTGGGCAGGATTTTAGAATTATCTGAATTGACTAAAATTGAAGTCCAAAAGATGTAA
- the lptB gene encoding LPS export ABC transporter ATP-binding protein: MKLRADNLIKTYKGRSVVKGISVEVNQGEIVGLLGPNGAGKTTSFYMIVGLVKPNQGNIFLDDLNITDYPMYKRAQQGIGYLAQEASVFRKLSIEDNILSVLQLTKLSKEEQIAKMESLIEEFSLEHIRTNRGDLLSGGERRRTEIARALATDPKFILLDEPFAGVDPVAVEDIQRIVAQLKNKNIGILITDHNVQETLAITDKTYLMFEGGILKAGVPEELVEDEMVRRVYLGQNFELRKKKLEF; this comes from the coding sequence ATGAAGCTAAGAGCCGATAATTTAATCAAAACATATAAAGGACGCAGTGTTGTAAAGGGAATTTCCGTGGAAGTGAATCAAGGCGAAATTGTGGGACTTTTGGGTCCAAATGGTGCTGGAAAAACAACTTCTTTTTACATGATTGTAGGATTGGTAAAACCAAATCAGGGAAATATTTTTCTTGACGATTTGAATATTACTGATTATCCAATGTACAAACGTGCACAGCAAGGAATTGGCTATTTGGCGCAAGAAGCTTCGGTTTTTAGAAAACTAAGTATTGAAGATAATATCCTAAGTGTTTTACAATTGACTAAACTTTCTAAAGAAGAGCAGATTGCAAAAATGGAAAGTTTAATTGAAGAATTCAGTTTAGAACACATTCGTACCAACCGAGGCGATTTACTTTCAGGAGGTGAACGTCGTCGTACTGAAATTGCACGTGCATTAGCAACCGACCCAAAATTCATTTTATTAGATGAGCCTTTTGCGGGAGTTGACCCTGTTGCGGTTGAGGATATTCAGCGAATTGTGGCGCAGTTAAAAAATAAAAACATCGGAATCTTAATTACAGATCACAACGTTCAGGAAACATTAGCAATTACCGATAAAACATACTTAATGTTCGAAGGCGGGATTCTTAAAGCAGGAGTTCCAGAAGAATTGGTTGAAGATGAAATGGTACGCCGTGTGTATCTTGGTCAAAACTTTGAGCTTCGTAAGAAAAAATTGGAATTTTAA
- a CDS encoding NAD(P)/FAD-dependent oxidoreductase, whose amino-acid sequence MPRELLLQVTPEIAANDVLLKDYLSKQIKVSPNEIQHVSILKRSIDARQKAIKINLKVVIYLKGEPFQETKLELPNYKDVSSAREVIVVGAGPAGLFAALQLIELGLKPIVLERGKDVRGRRRDLKAINREHIVNEDSNYCFGEGGAGTYSDGKLYTRSKKRGDVTRILELLVAFGASEDILVEAHPHIGTNKLPKIIEDIRNKIREFGGQVLFETRVEDILVKNNEVEGIVTQNGDKIHANKLILATGHSARDIFELLDKKKILIEAKPFALGVRAEHSQELIDSIQYSCDFRGEHLPPAPYSIVKQVNGRGMYSFCMCPGGVIAPCATSPGEVVTNGWSPSKRDQSTANSGIVVELKLEDFKPFAKFGALAGMEFQKSIEQKAWHLAGETQKVPAQRMIDFTKSKVSSDIPKTSYVPGTTSVELGQVFPGFLTQIMRQGFQEFGKSMRGYLTNEAILHAPESRTSSPVRIPRDPMTLEHLQIKGLYPCGEGAGYAGGIISAAIDGEKCALMIAESLK is encoded by the coding sequence ATGCCAAGAGAACTTTTACTTCAGGTAACTCCAGAAATTGCAGCAAACGATGTGTTGCTAAAAGACTATTTGTCGAAACAAATAAAAGTTTCTCCAAACGAAATTCAGCATGTTTCTATTTTAAAACGATCAATTGACGCGCGACAGAAAGCGATTAAAATCAATTTGAAAGTTGTTATTTATTTGAAAGGCGAACCTTTTCAGGAAACCAAATTGGAACTTCCTAATTATAAAGATGTTTCTTCTGCACGGGAAGTTATTGTAGTTGGTGCAGGTCCGGCTGGACTTTTTGCTGCTTTGCAGTTAATCGAATTGGGTTTAAAACCAATTGTACTTGAACGCGGAAAAGATGTTCGAGGACGCCGACGCGATCTTAAAGCCATCAACCGTGAACATATTGTAAACGAAGATTCAAATTATTGTTTTGGCGAAGGCGGAGCAGGAACTTATTCTGATGGGAAATTATATACACGTTCTAAAAAACGTGGAGACGTAACGCGAATTTTAGAACTTCTAGTAGCTTTTGGAGCTTCAGAAGATATTTTGGTGGAAGCGCATCCGCACATTGGAACGAATAAACTGCCAAAGATAATTGAAGATATCCGAAATAAAATTAGAGAATTCGGCGGTCAGGTTTTATTCGAAACTCGAGTAGAGGATATTCTAGTGAAGAATAATGAAGTTGAAGGAATCGTAACGCAGAACGGAGATAAAATTCATGCCAATAAACTCATCTTGGCAACAGGACATTCGGCGCGTGATATCTTTGAATTATTAGATAAAAAGAAAATTTTAATCGAAGCAAAACCCTTTGCTTTGGGAGTTCGTGCAGAACATTCTCAGGAATTAATAGACAGCATTCAATACAGTTGTGATTTTCGTGGCGAACATTTACCGCCAGCGCCATACTCAATTGTAAAACAAGTAAACGGCCGCGGAATGTATTCGTTCTGTATGTGTCCGGGTGGTGTAATTGCGCCATGTGCTACAAGTCCGGGAGAAGTAGTTACAAACGGCTGGTCGCCTTCTAAACGTGATCAGTCAACCGCAAATTCAGGAATTGTGGTCGAATTGAAACTGGAAGATTTCAAACCTTTTGCAAAATTCGGAGCTTTGGCGGGAATGGAATTTCAAAAAAGCATTGAACAAAAAGCTTGGCATCTGGCTGGTGAAACTCAAAAAGTTCCAGCTCAAAGAATGATCGATTTTACCAAAAGTAAGGTTTCGTCAGATATTCCAAAAACATCATATGTGCCGGGAACAACTTCAGTAGAATTAGGACAGGTTTTTCCAGGATTTCTAACACAGATTATGCGTCAGGGATTTCAGGAATTCGGAAAATCAATGCGAGGTTATTTGACCAATGAAGCCATTTTGCACGCACCAGAAAGCCGAACTTCATCGCCTGTTAGAATTCCAAGAGATCCAATGACTTTAGAGCATTTACAAATCAAAGGATTGTATCCTTGCGGAGAAGGTGCGGGTTATGCCGGAGGAATCATTTCTGCAGCAATTGATGGAGAAAAATGCGCATTAATGATTGCAGAATCTTTGAAATAA
- a CDS encoding glycoside hydrolase family 25 protein, which yields MARKTTRRTSYSRKPQSRSFFSKVIRFIVFSLLLVAFIGTIYHYRAGLAYYLGFKTNKVLDENEVDKHLSDVRNIRVLENHKGKVVGIDVSEFQGKVDWDEVEILDEKYPVQFVFIRATAGNDRVDRQFKRNWEGAKENKIIRGAYHYYRPNENSIEQADLFIKTVKLRKGDLPPVLDIEKLPKNQSLDSLKKGLKRWLTKVEKHYQVRPIIYSGERYYSDFLKEEFGEYLFWIANYNFYREKIEDDWLFWQFTEKASLPGIKHRVDVNIYNGDIEQLQFITVE from the coding sequence ATGGCAAGAAAAACCACAAGACGAACTTCTTATTCCCGAAAACCACAGTCGAGATCTTTTTTCAGTAAAGTGATCCGCTTTATTGTATTTTCATTATTATTAGTGGCTTTCATTGGAACGATTTATCATTATCGCGCCGGACTGGCTTATTATCTCGGATTTAAAACGAATAAAGTTTTAGATGAAAATGAGGTTGATAAACATCTTTCGGATGTTCGAAATATTCGCGTACTTGAAAATCATAAAGGAAAAGTAGTTGGAATTGACGTGTCTGAATTTCAAGGAAAAGTAGATTGGGATGAAGTAGAAATTCTGGACGAAAAATATCCAGTTCAATTTGTCTTTATTCGTGCTACGGCCGGAAATGATCGTGTAGACCGACAATTTAAACGTAATTGGGAAGGAGCGAAGGAAAATAAAATCATACGCGGTGCTTATCATTATTACCGTCCAAACGAAAATTCAATAGAACAAGCCGATCTTTTTATTAAAACGGTAAAACTTAGAAAAGGAGATCTTCCGCCAGTTTTAGATATTGAAAAATTACCCAAAAATCAGTCTTTAGACAGTTTGAAAAAAGGATTAAAACGCTGGCTGACCAAAGTCGAAAAACATTACCAGGTTCGTCCGATTATTTATTCAGGAGAAAGATATTATTCAGATTTCTTAAAAGAAGAATTTGGGGAATATTTATTCTGGATTGCCAATTATAACTTCTACAGAGAAAAAATCGAAGATGATTGGCTTTTTTGGCAGTTTACAGAAAAAGCATCTCTGCCGGGAATTAAACATCGTGTAGATGTGAATATTTATAATGGAGATATAGAACAGCTGCAGTTTATTACTGTAGAGTAG